A stretch of Pelecanus crispus isolate bPelCri1 chromosome 3, bPelCri1.pri, whole genome shotgun sequence DNA encodes these proteins:
- the VIP gene encoding VIP peptides: MEHRGASPRLLALALLSALCWRARALPLRGAAFPPVPRLGNRMPFDGASEPDHAHGSLKSESDTLQNTLPENEKFYFDLSRIIDRNARHADGIFTSVCSHLLAKLAVKTYLHSLIRKRVSSQDSPVKRHSDAVFTDNYSRFRKQMAVKKYLNSVLTGKRSQEELNPAKLRDEAELVEPSFSENYDSVDELLSHLPLDL, encoded by the exons ATGGAGCACCGCGGCGCCTCCCCGCGCCTCCTCGCCCTCGCCCTCCTCAGCGCCCTCTGCTGGCGGGCGCGGGCGCTGCCCCTGCGGGGGGCCGCCTTCCCGCCCGTCCCCCG ATTGGGAAACAGAATGCCATTTGATGGAGCCAGTGAACCTGACCATGCCCATGGGTCATTAAAGTCTGAATCAGACACCTTGCAGAACACATTacctgaaaatgagaaattctaTTTTGACCTGTCCAGAATTATTGATAG aaatgcaaggCATGCTGATGGAATTTTCACCAGTGTCTGCAGCCATCTTTTGGCTAAACTTGCTGTGAAGACATATCTGCATTCGCTTATTAGAAAACGAGTTAG CTCCCAGGACAGTCCTGTCAAACGTCACTCTGACGCTGTCTTCACTGACAACTACAGCCGTTTTCGAAAGCAAATGGCTGTGAAGAAATACTTAAACTCAgttttaactggaaaaagaag CCAGGAAGAGCTAAACCCCGCTAAACTTCGAGATGAAGCAGAACTTGTGGAaccttccttttcagaaaactatGATTCTGTAGATGAGCTGCTGAGCCACCTCCCACTG gaCCTCTGA